One part of the Bacillus sp. FJAT-27916 genome encodes these proteins:
- a CDS encoding tetratricopeptide repeat protein, which yields MKKNEHKVIPFPHLGELLMKKGMEAMEEKNYKEAYRYFDQGNQIEPDHEDINIGLALSLVELGRYQEAKVIVKRMMEQGIGDYFHVINIYLMILLQLNEHGEIIHVIEALFDEQQIPPERVESLENLLAMSKRIVGQQTDPSQPSQTEGLPIDETEVLRILENGTIEEQLYILSSLSNQNIRPWTDVLCQYLIEEKHPFLKTLALSLLREQEVNKTVELDKFGQRWTVNIEDLPKVEETEFLKMLQKELSEKLEHNDPIMYEQAMEMVKRHNILLYPLNIDHLSIWGEAYERLVKEAYGLVWDEPDEEISGILEEIRKLEGITFPVI from the coding sequence ATGAAGAAAAATGAACATAAGGTTATTCCCTTTCCGCATCTGGGCGAGCTTTTGATGAAAAAGGGCATGGAGGCAATGGAGGAAAAAAATTATAAAGAAGCATACCGGTATTTTGACCAAGGGAATCAAATTGAACCGGATCATGAGGATATCAATATCGGGCTGGCATTATCATTGGTAGAGCTGGGGCGGTATCAAGAGGCGAAGGTAATCGTTAAGCGAATGATGGAGCAGGGCATCGGCGATTATTTCCATGTGATTAATATTTACTTGATGATTTTGCTTCAATTAAATGAGCATGGAGAAATCATTCACGTGATTGAAGCCTTGTTTGATGAGCAGCAGATACCGCCAGAGCGGGTGGAATCACTTGAGAACCTGCTTGCAATGAGCAAGAGGATTGTCGGGCAGCAGACAGACCCTTCTCAGCCATCCCAGACAGAGGGACTGCCGATTGATGAGACAGAGGTTCTGCGAATCCTTGAGAATGGTACGATTGAAGAACAATTATACATATTATCCTCTTTATCCAACCAAAACATACGGCCGTGGACTGATGTCCTGTGCCAATACTTAATAGAAGAAAAGCATCCTTTCCTGAAGACATTGGCCCTTTCTCTTCTGCGTGAGCAGGAAGTAAATAAGACGGTTGAATTAGATAAATTTGGGCAAAGATGGACAGTGAACATAGAGGATCTTCCAAAAGTGGAAGAAACGGAATTCTTGAAGATGCTTCAAAAGGAATTGAGTGAAAAGCTTGAACATAATGACCCTATTATGTATGAACAGGCAATGGAAATGGTCAAACGACATAACATTCTTCTATATCCGCTAAATATCGACCATTTGTCGATTTGGGGTGAAGCATATGAAAGACTTGTCAAAGAAGCGTACGGGCTTGTATGGGATGAGCCTGATGAAGAAATTTCCGGGATTTTAGAAGAAATAAGGAAATTAGAGGGCATTACTTTCCCTGTTATTTGA
- the tig gene encoding trigger factor: MSAKWEKLEGNRGVLTVEVPVEKVNEGLDSAFKKVVKQVQVPGFRKGKMPRSMFEKRFGVESLYQDALDFILPEAYAEAINETAIEPVDRPEIDIERMEKGETLIFKATVTVKPEVKLGEYKGLEVTKVDTEVTDEDVNEEIKQLQERNAELVIKEEGAAEKGDTVVLDFEGFVDGEAFEGGKADNYTLELGSNSFIPGFEDQLVGLETGGEKEVEVTFPEEYHAAELAGKPAVFKVKIHEIKTKELPALDDEFAKDVDEEVETLDALKEKIKNRLVDKKNHDAEHHVKDTVIEKAAENAEMDIPAAMIDTETDRMVQEFGQRLQMQGMTLDMYFQFSGQDEAALKEQMKEEAEKRVRINLTLEAIGKAENVEVSEEEINAEVQTMSEQYGLSAEQIIQALGGTESVKGDLLVRKAIDVLVESSKTVEA; the protein is encoded by the coding sequence ATGTCTGCAAAATGGGAAAAGCTAGAAGGTAACCGCGGCGTCTTAACCGTTGAAGTTCCTGTAGAAAAAGTGAACGAAGGATTAGACTCTGCTTTCAAAAAAGTTGTGAAACAAGTACAAGTTCCAGGTTTCCGTAAAGGAAAAATGCCACGTTCTATGTTCGAAAAGAGATTCGGTGTAGAATCCCTTTATCAAGATGCCCTTGATTTCATCTTGCCAGAAGCTTACGCTGAAGCGATTAACGAAACAGCTATCGAGCCGGTAGACCGCCCTGAAATCGATATCGAGCGTATGGAAAAAGGCGAAACTCTTATCTTCAAAGCAACTGTTACAGTGAAGCCTGAAGTTAAGCTTGGCGAATACAAAGGTCTTGAAGTAACTAAAGTTGACACTGAAGTGACTGATGAAGATGTAAACGAAGAAATCAAACAATTGCAAGAGCGTAATGCTGAACTTGTTATTAAAGAAGAAGGTGCCGCTGAAAAAGGCGACACAGTTGTTCTTGATTTCGAAGGATTCGTTGACGGCGAAGCGTTCGAAGGCGGAAAAGCTGACAACTACACATTAGAGCTTGGCTCTAATTCTTTCATTCCTGGTTTCGAAGACCAATTGGTCGGACTTGAAACAGGCGGAGAAAAAGAAGTAGAAGTAACTTTCCCTGAAGAATACCACGCTGCTGAATTAGCAGGTAAACCAGCTGTATTCAAAGTGAAAATTCACGAAATCAAAACAAAAGAGCTTCCTGCACTTGATGATGAGTTTGCAAAAGATGTAGATGAAGAAGTGGAAACACTTGACGCTCTTAAAGAAAAAATCAAAAATCGCTTAGTGGACAAGAAAAACCACGATGCTGAACACCATGTTAAAGATACTGTAATCGAAAAAGCAGCAGAAAATGCTGAAATGGATATTCCAGCTGCCATGATCGATACAGAAACTGACCGCATGGTACAAGAGTTTGGTCAACGTCTTCAAATGCAAGGTATGACTCTTGACATGTACTTCCAATTCTCTGGTCAAGACGAAGCAGCTCTTAAAGAGCAAATGAAAGAGGAAGCTGAAAAACGCGTACGCATTAACCTTACTCTTGAAGCTATCGGCAAAGCTGAGAACGTTGAAGTCAGCGAAGAAGAAATCAACGCTGAGGTTCAAACAATGTCTGAGCAATACGGCTTATCTGCTGAACAAATCATCCAAGCGCTTGGCGGCACTGAAAGTGTTAAAGGCGACTTGCTTGTAAGAAAAGCAATTGACGTATTGGTTGAAAGCAGCAAAACAGTAGAAGCTTAA